In a single window of the Acetivibrio clariflavus DSM 19732 genome:
- a CDS encoding ABC transporter ATP-binding protein codes for MLVINDLVKTYGKFRAVDNLSLEIGKGEIYGFVGANGAGKTTTMKIIAGLLKPTSGSVVVAGIDILKYPASYKNKIGYMPDFFGVYDDLKVTEYLDFYSGVYGIEKSQRPKLIDELLELVNLTDKKDFYVDDLSRGMKQRLCLARSLIHNPELLILDEPASGLDPKARVEMKEVLKELKDLGKTIIISSHILPELAELCTSIGIIEKGKMVVSGTVEEIMQKAAQKKMIRMKVLGDMEGAVKLLKEQPSIGSIEVHNDYLEADFDGTNEVMAEILKTAIKNDIPVVSFTEVDRNLESVFMHLIGGKEDEN; via the coding sequence ATGCTGGTAATTAATGATCTTGTCAAAACCTACGGCAAATTCAGAGCAGTAGACAATCTTTCCCTTGAAATTGGGAAAGGTGAAATATATGGCTTTGTCGGGGCAAATGGAGCAGGAAAGACAACAACAATGAAAATAATTGCCGGGCTTTTAAAACCAACGTCCGGTTCGGTTGTTGTTGCCGGAATAGATATATTGAAATATCCGGCATCCTATAAAAATAAAATAGGATATATGCCCGACTTTTTTGGGGTGTACGACGATCTTAAGGTGACTGAATATCTGGATTTTTATTCGGGAGTTTACGGTATTGAAAAAAGTCAGAGACCTAAATTGATAGATGAACTTTTGGAGCTTGTTAATCTTACTGACAAAAAAGATTTTTATGTGGATGACCTGTCAAGAGGTATGAAGCAAAGGCTCTGCCTTGCAAGAAGCCTTATACACAACCCTGAACTGCTTATACTTGATGAACCGGCTTCAGGCTTAGATCCGAAAGCAAGAGTTGAAATGAAGGAAGTGCTTAAGGAACTTAAGGATCTGGGGAAAACTATAATTATCAGTTCACATATATTACCTGAATTGGCTGAATTGTGTACATCCATAGGTATAATTGAGAAGGGGAAAATGGTTGTAAGTGGCACAGTTGAAGAAATAATGCAGAAGGCTGCCCAAAAGAAGATGATTCGCATGAAAGTATTGGGTGATATGGAAGGTGCTGTGAAACTGTTAAAGGAACAGCCTTCGATAGGAAGTATAGAAGTACACAACGATTATCTGGAAGCAGATTTCGACGGAACCAATGAGGTTATGGCTGAAATTTTGAAAACTGCAATTAAAAATGACATTCCTGTTGTTTCCTTTACAGAGGTTGATAGAAACCTCGAATCTGTTTTCATGCATTTGATAGGAGGAAAGGAAGATGAGAATTAA
- a CDS encoding carboxypeptidase-like regulatory domain-containing protein — translation MKGKILFCWRIVAAVLIVLLLLQTFNFNFSLKIDAASEEKSSAFTFTVLDKNNSSPISGAEVSVNVTVVNSVYNIDEDSFTLEGITDEDGICSFIEITELMSDDIELWCEYEVAKNGYYDRSDQFKISNSNIGFTGNVDVKLKPIPTVIVRGRIHDDKGIGISDAMVWLKGDKGYEYSVNTDKNGEFIIPDVYDIGKYLIEVTHQHYNTSFKKDVNLKEYHSIKMDSKYFKTRVGVRVHDENNKGISGVEISLIGEFNYSGVTGRDGYFLFPEVFIVGKYSIVIKHDDYVTTYIEDANIEEKEYNDIEISITEKSEQEEPLIFEIPSPTPITYGTKFKNAASGGEGTGGITYSVDNEDIAIVVDEEGKLDIKKAGVITVTATKAGDDNYKPQTAQYRLEIKKAEQTDFAFVKDNVLTEFGIFEPNNLTPHSQSKGVVRYTIESDPNNLLQGIDEETGEYTFNNNYWFQNLDEKKPGQHLGNVIIRATKKGDERYKDAIAEYTLSVNNSSIDPKDTYNIESEEGNNGWYKYFKISAKRGYSFALLDNLNEWVENIMLSSVNGGFFFLGKAPNENVYPIKFQELKVDSEKPEINAIEYSKPNNILDIIKNVITLGFYKEEMTATIKVSDKTSGIKSLSYSFYEELKKDSADAGAEKRVVKEETITFEEPKKEVTYNLKIEPQFKGKLFVTVIDEAGNVLNYNSYDDKSGDKPNVIVVDNLAPEVTVEYDNNDVHNGKYYNSDRTAIVKIKEANFYAEDVEFTIEKWKKGAEKPIIEKVEPSFEEVTIDGTVYHIAKIPFNEDADYTFDVKYTDKSGNTFDSYEKDEFTIDKTKPKIKVYYNENNKNNKYYKKERTATIEIEEYNFNPEGLDATITIKNACDEIIDSEEYITFLRDPLNWVSKDGVNVAKITFKKDGHYSLDINYTDLAGNVAEKNFEDNFVIDKTAPTNLSITYSEPVLDIILDAISFGFYNKSMFVEISADDLTSGVDYFKYSYNVDNGASPINEGGSGIIPAEGIKYENGIKTAKATFKIDPQFRGKISFEAVDKAGNMSKFDGDKVIVVDNIAPNVKVYFDNNNVVNESFYNAYRSATIEIEEANFYEEDVVITVGKRGYGDSDYTETRVRPQFVKSEDNDVYTAQIEFNEDGDYTFDISYTDKSGNVFDSYEINEFSIDTTKPVIKIDFDNNTALNGNFYNEQRIATITVEEHYFKPENLVVTYSAVDIENNKVATEDFVAYLKNPENWTSNGDIHTAKIVFSEDARYTLNLSYTDFAGNKSDDHDVCEFVIDKTKPENLAISYSTPILDTIIDNLKFGFYNSPVEVIITADDRSAGIDYIIYSYQVEAGSSPKNKGLTEQKVTSDNISYSNNGRTATVRFSIPPQYRGRVNFQVVDKAGNISIFEDEKIVVVDNIAPGVTVRYDNNSPKNTKYYNTNRTATITIDEANFFSEDVKIIVGKRLDYDTSYRETTVNPKFTKNGDIYTADVVFDEDADYTFDISYTDKSGNVFDSYTKDEFTIDKKSPQIQITYDNNSATNYNKFKERRVATIKITEHNFRASDIDVRIIGRDKNGNTVVNLGDRLKSESAWTHNGDVHTATVVFDEDANYEFDISYEDMAGNKNSPIDYSSSVAPAEFTIDKTLPTGLIEIGEWHASKDGTVWDIFLEVITMGLWTNKELMVNISAEDALSGVDYIKYFKTATPVSLKEIMEKSEGWTVFQGDKTSFRVQPDEQFIVYASIVDKAGNVTYISSDGVIVDNTKPAVRELSPKISLEVKEGSKNNIYNKDVNVDIRVEDPIVNGSVYSGLKSIEYKVVNMGSVTQEGVLYTFDKVKPSKADLLQQWKGNIVVDSKKNNSNDVKVIVTAVDNAGNTVTETLPLMIDITPPKIKVSYDNNSDDNIFKGFFKEERTATVVITERNFRKEDVKLKISNTHGVQPRISDWSYVSGKGNGDDDTYTAKITFAEDGDYTFDISYVDLANNGNTSVDYGDSVAPTEFTIDRTLPIVEVRYSNDRPMNENYFNTYRTATIYITEHNFDASRVKISMTSTDDGKPNAIPVVSHWTSNGDIHSATVNFSKDSLYTFDIEVTDKAGNMAADYKEDSFYIDTTEPTILITGVADKSANNGDVMPVVECYDTNIDFQNVNISLVGANRNSVKLDGITERTHNGMIFRFNNFEKVKEVDDLYTLSVNAVDKAGNASNKSITFSVNRFGSVYSVSESTKKILNKFISKEEDITFIETNVDALQEVRITLFKDNITKVLVRGKDYTVEEISGENMWHQYIYKIKKENFVEDGVYRIIVYSVDEANNKSGNNMDSKLTEISFAVDKTPPNIIVADLESNKTYPLANKPVSMSVNDNLSLESVDVLLNGEELKSWTKEEIKNGGLQDSGFNFEISGDSTKAHTISIVATDSAGNKQTVDIKNFYVTTNLIIRFRNNKFAFYGTTGGMTTLAMFAVYVILRRRKLKIAN, via the coding sequence ATGAAGGGGAAGATATTGTTTTGTTGGAGGATAGTGGCGGCTGTCCTTATAGTATTGCTATTACTGCAAACATTTAATTTTAATTTCAGCCTGAAAATCGATGCAGCTTCAGAAGAAAAATCATCTGCTTTTACTTTCACAGTATTAGATAAGAATAATTCATCGCCGATTAGCGGTGCAGAAGTCTCAGTCAATGTCACTGTAGTTAATAGTGTATATAATATTGATGAAGATAGTTTTACATTAGAGGGAATCACAGATGAGGATGGAATCTGTTCGTTTATTGAAATTACTGAATTGATGAGTGACGACATAGAACTTTGGTGCGAATATGAAGTAGCAAAAAATGGTTACTACGACAGAAGCGACCAGTTTAAAATATCGAATAGTAATATAGGTTTTACAGGAAATGTAGATGTGAAGTTAAAACCAATACCCACAGTAATTGTCAGAGGACGTATTCATGATGACAAAGGTATCGGTATTTCCGATGCGATGGTATGGTTGAAAGGAGATAAAGGTTACGAGTACTCTGTTAATACTGATAAAAATGGTGAATTTATAATTCCTGATGTATATGACATAGGTAAGTATTTAATAGAAGTGACGCACCAACATTACAATACTAGCTTTAAAAAAGACGTTAATTTAAAAGAATATCATTCCATCAAAATGGATTCGAAATATTTTAAGACAAGAGTTGGAGTTAGAGTTCATGATGAAAATAATAAAGGAATATCCGGTGTGGAGATATCATTGATTGGGGAATTTAACTACTCAGGAGTTACTGGCCGTGATGGTTATTTTCTTTTTCCTGAGGTATTTATCGTAGGAAAGTATTCAATAGTAATTAAGCATGATGATTATGTAACAACTTATATAGAAGATGCTAATATAGAAGAAAAGGAATATAACGACATCGAAATTAGTATAACAGAGAAATCTGAACAAGAAGAGCCGTTGATATTCGAAATACCATCTCCTACACCTATAACCTATGGTACCAAATTTAAAAATGCTGCCAGTGGTGGAGAAGGTACGGGAGGAATTACATATTCAGTTGATAATGAAGATATAGCAATTGTAGTAGATGAGGAAGGTAAACTTGATATCAAAAAAGCTGGAGTGATTACTGTAACAGCAACAAAGGCCGGTGATGATAATTATAAACCACAAACTGCACAATACAGATTAGAAATAAAGAAGGCAGAACAGACGGATTTTGCATTCGTTAAAGATAATGTATTGACGGAATTTGGGATATTCGAGCCAAACAATTTGACACCCCATAGTCAGAGTAAAGGAGTAGTAAGGTATACCATTGAAAGCGATCCTAATAATCTTTTGCAAGGTATTGATGAAGAAACTGGCGAGTATACATTTAATAATAACTATTGGTTTCAAAATTTAGACGAAAAAAAGCCTGGTCAGCACTTAGGTAATGTTATTATAAGGGCAACTAAAAAGGGAGATGAAAGATATAAAGATGCAATTGCCGAGTATACTTTGAGCGTTAATAATTCTAGTATTGATCCTAAGGACACATATAATATAGAATCTGAAGAAGGTAATAACGGTTGGTATAAATATTTCAAAATTTCAGCGAAGAGAGGCTATTCATTTGCACTTCTAGATAATTTAAATGAGTGGGTAGAAAATATTATGCTCAGTAGTGTAAATGGAGGATTTTTCTTTCTAGGTAAAGCACCTAACGAAAATGTATATCCAATAAAGTTCCAAGAACTTAAGGTAGATAGTGAAAAACCCGAAATTAATGCAATAGAATATAGTAAGCCTAATAATATTCTTGATATTATTAAAAATGTAATAACTTTGGGATTTTATAAAGAGGAAATGACTGCTACCATAAAAGTTTCTGATAAAACATCTGGTATAAAAAGTCTGTCTTATAGCTTTTATGAAGAATTAAAGAAAGATAGTGCGGATGCCGGTGCTGAAAAAAGGGTTGTTAAAGAGGAAACAATTACATTTGAAGAACCCAAAAAAGAAGTAACATATAATTTAAAAATTGAGCCACAGTTTAAAGGTAAGCTTTTTGTTACAGTAATCGATGAGGCAGGGAATGTTTTAAATTATAATAGTTATGATGATAAGTCTGGGGATAAACCTAATGTTATTGTAGTTGATAATCTGGCGCCAGAAGTAACAGTTGAGTATGATAATAATGATGTACATAACGGTAAGTATTATAATTCGGATAGAACTGCGATTGTCAAAATAAAAGAAGCAAACTTTTATGCAGAAGATGTTGAATTTACGATAGAGAAATGGAAAAAAGGCGCAGAAAAACCTATTATAGAAAAGGTCGAACCATCTTTTGAAGAAGTAACTATAGATGGGACAGTATACCATATTGCCAAAATCCCATTTAATGAGGATGCAGACTATACTTTTGATGTTAAGTATACTGATAAGTCCGGTAATACTTTTGATTCCTACGAGAAAGATGAATTTACTATTGACAAAACAAAACCTAAAATCAAAGTTTATTATAATGAGAATAACAAAAACAATAAATATTACAAAAAGGAAAGAACGGCAACGATTGAAATAGAGGAATACAATTTTAATCCTGAAGGTTTGGATGCAACAATAACAATTAAAAATGCCTGTGATGAAATTATAGATTCAGAGGAGTATATTACTTTCCTTAGAGATCCTTTAAACTGGGTTTCAAAGGACGGTGTTAACGTTGCAAAGATTACCTTTAAAAAGGATGGGCATTATTCTTTGGATATTAATTATACCGATTTGGCCGGAAATGTAGCTGAAAAGAATTTTGAGGACAATTTTGTAATTGACAAAACAGCACCTACGAATCTTTCGATTACCTATAGTGAACCGGTTTTAGATATTATTCTGGACGCCATATCTTTTGGCTTCTATAATAAATCTATGTTTGTTGAAATTTCAGCGGATGATCTTACATCAGGCGTTGATTATTTTAAGTATTCTTATAATGTTGATAATGGTGCAAGTCCTATAAATGAAGGAGGTTCAGGAATAATTCCTGCCGAGGGGATTAAATATGAAAACGGAATTAAGACAGCGAAGGCCACATTTAAGATCGATCCCCAATTCAGAGGTAAGATTTCCTTTGAAGCGGTGGATAAGGCAGGAAATATGAGTAAATTTGATGGTGATAAGGTAATAGTAGTAGATAATATTGCTCCCAATGTAAAAGTATATTTCGATAATAACAACGTAGTTAATGAAAGTTTTTACAATGCTTACCGTTCTGCGACTATCGAGATTGAAGAAGCAAACTTTTACGAAGAAGATGTAGTAATTACTGTTGGCAAGAGAGGATATGGAGATTCGGATTATACAGAAACAAGAGTTAGACCTCAATTTGTAAAAAGTGAAGATAATGATGTATATACTGCACAGATTGAGTTTAATGAAGATGGTGATTATACCTTTGATATATCCTATACTGATAAGTCCGGTAATGTATTTGATTCATACGAAATTAATGAGTTTAGCATAGATACTACTAAGCCGGTAATAAAGATAGATTTCGATAATAATACAGCATTAAACGGTAATTTCTATAATGAGCAGAGAATAGCTACCATTACTGTGGAAGAGCATTATTTTAAACCTGAGAATCTCGTTGTAACTTATTCAGCAGTAGATATTGAAAACAATAAAGTAGCTACTGAGGATTTTGTTGCGTATTTAAAGAATCCTGAAAACTGGACTTCAAACGGTGATATACATACAGCTAAAATTGTGTTCTCAGAGGATGCAAGGTATACTCTCAATTTATCGTATACCGATTTTGCCGGCAATAAGTCCGATGATCATGATGTTTGCGAATTTGTAATTGATAAAACTAAACCTGAAAATCTAGCGATAAGTTACAGCACTCCGATATTAGATACTATTATTGATAACCTGAAGTTCGGATTTTATAATTCTCCTGTTGAAGTGATAATAACTGCAGATGACAGATCGGCAGGTATTGACTATATAATATATTCATACCAGGTTGAAGCAGGTTCAAGTCCGAAGAATAAGGGATTAACAGAGCAAAAAGTAACATCTGACAATATCAGTTACAGCAACAATGGAAGAACTGCTACCGTTAGATTTTCGATTCCTCCGCAATACAGAGGAAGAGTAAATTTCCAAGTTGTGGATAAAGCCGGAAATATAAGCATTTTTGAAGACGAAAAAATTGTTGTAGTTGATAATATAGCACCAGGGGTTACAGTTCGATATGATAACAATTCACCGAAGAATACAAAATATTATAACACTAACAGGACTGCCACTATTACAATAGATGAAGCAAACTTTTTCAGTGAAGATGTAAAGATAATTGTAGGAAAAAGACTTGACTATGATACAAGTTATAGAGAGACAACTGTAAATCCGAAGTTTACTAAAAACGGAGATATCTATACAGCAGATGTTGTATTTGATGAAGATGCTGACTATACATTCGATATCAGCTATACCGATAAATCAGGTAATGTTTTTGACTCATACACTAAGGATGAGTTTACTATTGATAAGAAAAGTCCTCAGATACAAATAACTTATGACAATAATTCTGCTACTAATTATAATAAGTTTAAAGAAAGAAGAGTTGCGACCATCAAGATTACCGAGCATAATTTTAGAGCATCAGATATCGATGTAAGGATTATTGGTAGAGATAAAAACGGTAATACAGTAGTAAACTTGGGAGACAGATTGAAGAGTGAGTCTGCATGGACACATAATGGTGATGTACATACTGCTACCGTTGTATTTGATGAAGATGCCAATTACGAATTTGATATATCCTATGAGGACATGGCAGGTAACAAAAACTCACCGATAGATTATTCCTCATCAGTTGCTCCAGCTGAGTTTACTATAGATAAAACGTTACCAACCGGACTTATAGAAATAGGTGAATGGCATGCATCTAAAGATGGAACTGTATGGGATATATTCCTCGAAGTTATAACTATGGGGTTATGGACTAATAAAGAACTAATGGTTAATATATCAGCTGAAGATGCACTAAGTGGAGTTGATTATATAAAATATTTCAAAACAGCTACACCGGTAAGTTTGAAGGAAATCATGGAAAAGTCCGAAGGTTGGACAGTATTCCAAGGTGATAAAACTTCTTTCAGAGTTCAACCGGACGAACAGTTTATAGTTTATGCTTCTATTGTTGATAAAGCAGGTAATGTTACTTATATAAGTTCCGATGGTGTAATTGTAGATAATACCAAGCCGGCTGTTAGGGAATTATCTCCCAAAATCAGTTTGGAAGTTAAGGAAGGCTCAAAAAATAATATATATAATAAAGATGTAAATGTAGATATTAGGGTTGAGGATCCTATTGTTAATGGTTCAGTCTATTCCGGGCTGAAATCAATAGAGTATAAAGTAGTTAACATGGGAAGCGTTACACAGGAAGGAGTTCTTTATACCTTTGATAAAGTAAAGCCTTCGAAGGCTGATTTATTGCAGCAATGGAAAGGAAATATAGTTGTTGATTCGAAGAAGAATAACAGTAATGATGTCAAAGTAATAGTAACTGCTGTGGATAATGCAGGAAATACAGTTACAGAAACATTACCTTTAATGATTGACATAACTCCGCCAAAAATTAAAGTAAGTTATGATAATAACTCTGATGATAATATCTTTAAAGGATTCTTTAAAGAAGAAAGGACTGCTACCGTAGTTATTACAGAGCGAAACTTTAGAAAAGAAGATGTGAAGCTAAAGATATCAAATACTCACGGTGTACAGCCAAGGATAAGTGATTGGTCTTATGTAAGCGGTAAAGGTAATGGTGATGATGATACCTATACAGCGAAAATAACATTTGCGGAAGATGGAGATTATACATTTGATATATCTTATGTAGATTTAGCGAATAATGGTAATACAAGTGTGGATTATGGCGATTCTGTAGCACCTACTGAGTTTACTATTGACAGAACTCTTCCAATAGTAGAAGTTAGATATAGTAACGATAGACCAATGAACGAAAATTACTTCAATACTTATAGAACTGCAACCATATATATTACTGAGCATAACTTTGATGCAAGCAGAGTTAAGATAAGTATGACTTCAACTGATGATGGAAAACCTAATGCAATACCGGTAGTTAGCCATTGGACAAGTAATGGGGATATTCATTCAGCGACAGTGAATTTTAGCAAAGATTCATTATATACTTTTGATATTGAGGTTACCGATAAAGCTGGAAATATGGCTGCAGATTACAAAGAGGATAGCTTCTATATTGATACTACAGAACCTACTATATTGATTACAGGAGTAGCTGATAAATCGGCGAATAATGGAGATGTAATGCCTGTTGTTGAATGCTATGACACAAACATTGATTTCCAGAATGTAAATATCAGTTTGGTAGGGGCTAATAGAAATTCAGTGAAACTGGATGGAATTACTGAGAGAACTCATAATGGTATGATATTTAGATTTAACAATTTTGAAAAGGTAAAAGAAGTAGATGATTTATATACCCTTTCGGTAAATGCTGTAGACAAAGCCGGTAATGCTTCTAATAAGAGTATTACATTCTCCGTTAACAGGTTTGGTTCAGTTTATAGCGTTTCGGAAAGTACAAAGAAAATACTGAACAAGTTTATATCTAAAGAAGAGGATATTACTTTTATAGAAACAAACGTAGATGCTTTACAGGAAGTACGAATAACTTTATTTAAAGATAATATTACTAAAGTTTTGGTTAGAGGAAAGGACTATACAGTCGAAGAAATTTCCGGAGAAAATATGTGGCATCAATATATATATAAAATCAAGAAAGAAAACTTTGTAGAAGATGGGGTATACAGAATTATAGTTTATTCAGTAGACGAAGCAAATAATAAGTCTGGAAATAATATGGATTCAAAACTTACTGAAATTAGCTTTGCAGTAGATAAAACTCCACCAAATATTATTGTAGCAGACTTAGAATCGAATAAAACCTATCCTTTGGCTAATAAACCTGTTTCGATGTCCGTTAATGATAACCTTAGCCTTGAATCGGTTGATGTGTTGCTAAATGGTGAGGAATTAAAAAGTTGGACTAAAGAAGAAATAAAAAATGGCGGATTACAGGATTCCGGATTTAACTTTGAAATAAGTGGCGATTCAACTAAGGCACATACAATAAGCATTGTTGCTACTGATTCGGCAGGAAACAAACAAACTGTTGATATAAAAAATTTCTATGTAACAACTAATTTAATAATCCGTTTTAGAAACAACAAATTTGCATTTTATGGAACTACCGGTGGAATGACAACTCTAGCGATGTTTGCAGTATATGTTATTCTTAGAAGAAGAAAATTGAAGATTGCTAACTAA
- a CDS encoding ABC transporter permease → MRINPVIEKELKTTMRGWRAPLLILFYLGFLLLVMYLYFLANDQLSVYGYQSFNPRVAINAFNTLALFQLFLLLFVTPILTGGAISGERERQTLDLLLCTSYPTYKIILGKIFVSIAHILLLITASLPIMGIVFMFGGVGIPNLILLFFYYVITALMLGSLGIFYSTIFKKTIVAIVMTYLTIGFLTIGTYIIMGLYFLFFERFSSSPDFAQLAGFLFANPFFGFGTVIENTATNNSIFGALVILAKGDFGADTVIKSWVINLGFDILFSALLISISAWKLKPVK, encoded by the coding sequence ATGAGAATTAATCCTGTAATCGAGAAAGAACTGAAAACTACCATGAGAGGGTGGAGAGCTCCTTTACTTATTCTATTTTATTTGGGGTTTCTTCTCTTGGTTATGTATTTGTACTTTTTGGCAAACGATCAATTGTCTGTCTACGGTTATCAAAGTTTTAATCCCAGAGTGGCAATAAATGCTTTTAATACCCTTGCCTTGTTTCAGCTGTTTTTGCTGCTGTTTGTAACTCCAATCCTTACAGGCGGTGCCATAAGCGGTGAAAGGGAACGGCAAACTTTAGATCTTCTTTTATGCACCAGTTATCCCACCTATAAAATTATATTAGGCAAAATATTTGTGTCCATTGCACACATATTGCTGCTTATTACTGCTTCATTGCCTATTATGGGTATCGTATTTATGTTTGGCGGTGTTGGTATTCCAAATTTGATATTGTTATTCTTCTATTATGTAATAACTGCTTTAATGCTTGGAAGTTTGGGTATATTCTATTCAACGATATTTAAGAAGACAATAGTTGCAATTGTAATGACCTATTTAACCATAGGCTTTTTAACCATAGGCACATATATAATAATGGGACTATATTTCTTATTTTTCGAACGATTTAGCAGTTCACCCGATTTTGCTCAGTTGGCTGGATTTTTATTTGCCAATCCGTTCTTCGGATTCGGTACCGTTATAGAGAATACGGCAACTAACAATTCTATATTTGGGGCTTTGGTGATCCTTGCAAAGGGTGATTTTGGTGCTGATACTGTTATAAAATCATGGGTGATTAATTTAGGGTTTGATATATTGTTTTCTGCTTTGTTAATAAGTATAAGTGCATGGAAGCTAAAACCGGTTAAATAA
- a CDS encoding 2-hydroxyacyl-CoA dehydratase family protein: MDIREILMAIRPLKRRMHLNNAFLCWTYGFILAGILSFSVSTAALFFPIPFVKDKLIGIYSFIISTSLVVSLFLGPKTVKTLQVADSLGLKERLITAYQLQNEKGTLVEMQRKDAIKALSGVDFRKLYSLKVPVVKMLIGFALLATVFVTSLIPTSAKDKAGIKENIINEAKSQSEKIDEKRKEIKKSSVVSDKKLEEINKKVDELLKELNQAKDEEDALKSLSKAKHELEKLKNSTMRQDLEKISEKLSANALSKDLSEALKEGDSDKIDKAIEEMKEKLKNADKEELNNLAEKLEEASGEITDEKLKEDLTELSEAIKSGNINSAINNLDTFSMDLSKSVENSTESLSALQQSENMAIDQLTELLDNSKYAVAKQAGIRLSVAPSGSQQGGSQNGNVQQGSQAGSGGQSGSQNGSENQSSQNGQSSQGNQSGQNGQGGKGGQGNQSGQGVQGGQGGQNGQNAGGGVGEGSSNADAGYRDGESSGGAKKPGSKKEEKYESIYAPSRLGGDSQSSKVNGTKNDGGQSQWNDVKSIPFGESSKVPYSEVYSQYKDEAMSGLMEAQIPSGMKDMVRDYFSVLE; encoded by the coding sequence ATGGATATTAGGGAAATACTTATGGCCATTAGACCCTTGAAAAGAAGGATGCATTTGAACAATGCATTTCTTTGCTGGACCTATGGGTTTATTTTGGCAGGGATTTTATCGTTTTCTGTATCAACTGCTGCATTGTTTTTTCCTATTCCCTTTGTTAAGGATAAACTTATAGGAATATACTCCTTTATTATTTCGACTTCATTGGTGGTTTCGCTGTTTTTGGGACCTAAAACTGTAAAGACGCTTCAAGTGGCGGATTCACTGGGATTGAAGGAAAGACTGATAACGGCATATCAACTGCAGAACGAAAAGGGTACCCTGGTGGAAATGCAGAGAAAAGATGCCATAAAAGCATTATCCGGTGTGGATTTTAGAAAGTTATATTCTTTGAAAGTACCGGTAGTGAAGATGTTGATAGGTTTTGCTCTATTGGCGACGGTTTTTGTAACCTCACTGATTCCCACTTCTGCCAAAGATAAAGCAGGAATTAAAGAGAATATAATTAACGAGGCTAAAAGTCAGTCAGAGAAGATTGACGAAAAACGCAAGGAGATTAAAAAATCCTCAGTGGTCTCAGATAAAAAGTTGGAGGAAATAAACAAAAAAGTTGATGAGCTGTTAAAAGAATTAAACCAGGCCAAGGATGAAGAGGATGCTCTGAAATCTTTGTCAAAGGCTAAGCATGAGTTGGAAAAATTGAAAAACAGCACTATGCGTCAAGACTTGGAAAAAATATCTGAAAAACTTTCTGCCAATGCTTTGTCGAAGGACTTAAGTGAGGCATTGAAAGAAGGAGATTCAGATAAAATAGATAAGGCAATTGAAGAGATGAAAGAGAAACTTAAGAATGCAGACAAGGAAGAGCTGAATAATCTTGCGGAAAAACTGGAAGAAGCATCGGGGGAGATTACTGACGAGAAACTTAAAGAAGACCTGACAGAACTTTCTGAAGCCATAAAGTCCGGTAATATAAACTCGGCTATAAATAATCTTGACACTTTTTCAATGGACTTGTCCAAATCCGTTGAAAACAGCACAGAGAGCTTAAGTGCCTTGCAGCAGAGTGAAAATATGGCAATTGATCAGTTGACGGAACTATTGGACAACTCGAAATATGCCGTAGCAAAACAGGCTGGTATTAGGTTGAGCGTAGCTCCAAGCGGCTCACAGCAGGGCGGAAGTCAAAACGGAAACGTCCAGCAAGGTTCGCAAGCTGGCTCTGGAGGACAGTCGGGAAGTCAGAACGGCAGCGAGAACCAATCTTCACAAAATGGCCAAAGCAGTCAAGGCAATCAAAGCGGACAGAATGGCCAAGGAGGCAAAGGCGGCCAGGGAAATCAAAGCGGTCAGGGTGTTCAAGGAGGCCAGGGAGGTCAAAACGGTCAGAATGCCGGTGGAGGAGTAGGAGAAGGTTCATCAAATGCTGATGCGGGATATAGAGATGGAGAATCGTCGGGTGGTGCAAAAAAACCCGGAAGTAAAAAAGAAGAAAAGTATGAATCCATATATGCCCCCAGCAGATTGGGAGGGGATTCGCAATCGTCCAAGGTTAACGGCACAAAAAATGACGGTGGTCAGAGTCAGTGGAATGATGTGAAAAGCATTCCTTTTGGGGAAAGCAGTAAAGTGCCGTATAGTGAAGTATATAGTCAGTATAAGGATGAAGCGATGTCGGGGCTTATGGAGGCACAGATTCCATCCGGAATGAAGGATATGGTAAGGGATTATTTTAGCGTATTGGAATAG